The window GCGGCTTATCGAGGTGGCGCAGCAGGTGGTGGGGCGACCCCGCATGGCTCTGATCTCGCTGGTTCACTCGGACCACGCGCATCCCGAGTCCCGACCGTACACCTGGGTCCACGACGCCGAGCTCGGCGGCGGCCGCCTTCAGGGATACGGGGTTCACGACCTCGACCTCCTCCTCGAGATCTTCCCCCGCGTGGAGTCCGTGGCGGCCGCACTCGAGGTGGGCGTGCCGGAGCGCTTGGCCGGCGGAGGCGAGATGCGTCCGGTGACGGCCGAGGATGCGTTCGGCATCCTGCTGCAATTCGAAGCGGGCGGTCTGGGAGTGGTCTCGCTGGTTGCCACCGCGCGGCACGATCGCAGGGACCTCGTGGAGATCTACGGGGACCAGGGAACAGTAAAGCTGGATTCCGACTACCGGCTGTGGTGGGGCCGGGCCGGCGACGAGCTGCAGGTGGAGGGGCCTCTCAGTAACAGCTCCAACGAGGCTTTTCGCCGGGTCGCCCGCCGCTTCTGGCTGTCTATCAGGGAGGGCGCACCGCCCGACCCGTCGCTGGAAGAGGCCCTGAGAGTCCAGGCGGTCTACGACGCGATCAAGCTGGCCGACCGCGAACGGCGCTGGGTGGCGCCCGAGCAGACCGGCGCCTGACGGCTGGGGCAGTGAAGTACCTGGTTTCGAACTGGAAGATGTACCCCACGACCGACGAGGCCGTGACGCTGTTCGCAGAGATCCAGAAGGGTTTGAGGGCAAGAGCCTGCCTGGGGTATTCCCTGCCCACCTGTGTCATCTGCCCTCCTTTCGTGTCGCTTCCGGTGCTCAAAGCCCTCGCCGATCCGGAATTGGTCAGCCTCGGCGCGCAGAACTGTCACTCGGAGCCGAGCGGGCCTTTCACCGGGGAGATCTCCGCAGAGATGCTGAAAGGAGTGGCGGAGTTCGTTTTGATCGGGCACAGCGAGCGCCGGGCCGCCGGCGAAACCGACGAGCAGATTGCGTGCAAGGTGGCAGCCTGTGCGGCCGCCGGGCTGAGGCCGATGCTGTGCGTGGGCGAAGACGAGCGAACCGACGCCGCCGCGTCGCAGGCCGAGGAGCGGTTGATCGCCGGCATCTCAAGAATCGATCCGACGAGTTGCCCGGTCCTGGTGGTCTACGAGCCGACCTGGGCGGTGGGCGGCGACCAGCCCGCCGACGTGGACTACGTCTGCCGGCTGGTTGAGCACCTCAAGTGCCGTATGACCGATGCCGGCATGGCCCGGCCAGAGGTCATCTACGGAGGGACCGTCACGCCACGCAACGCCGGCCAGTTCGCTGCTTTGGAAGTTCTCGACGGCGTCGGGGCCACCCGTGCGGGACTTGATGCCGGGGACTTTCTTGCGCTGGCCGACCGACTGACCGACGCTTCGGAGCTGTGATGGGAGACG is drawn from Actinomycetota bacterium and contains these coding sequences:
- a CDS encoding triose-phosphate isomerase family protein — protein: MKYLVSNWKMYPTTDEAVTLFAEIQKGLRARACLGYSLPTCVICPPFVSLPVLKALADPELVSLGAQNCHSEPSGPFTGEISAEMLKGVAEFVLIGHSERRAAGETDEQIACKVAACAAAGLRPMLCVGEDERTDAAASQAEERLIAGISRIDPTSCPVLVVYEPTWAVGGDQPADVDYVCRLVEHLKCRMTDAGMARPEVIYGGTVTPRNAGQFAALEVLDGVGATRAGLDAGDFLALADRLTDASEL
- a CDS encoding Gfo/Idh/MocA family oxidoreductase, with amino-acid sequence MKRTPIKIAVAGAGYGRKVALPVYRDIEEFEPVACWSRTPERAVKLANEFGLKLGTSDFEEMLDFPGLEAVHLATPVVTHLPLARAVVERGLHLLCEKPLAESLDRARQIAGAVKSAGVVGAVDYSLRMKSTRRRLIEVAQQVVGRPRMALISLVHSDHAHPESRPYTWVHDAELGGGRLQGYGVHDLDLLLEIFPRVESVAAALEVGVPERLAGGGEMRPVTAEDAFGILLQFEAGGLGVVSLVATARHDRRDLVEIYGDQGTVKLDSDYRLWWGRAGDELQVEGPLSNSSNEAFRRVARRFWLSIREGAPPDPSLEEALRVQAVYDAIKLADRERRWVAPEQTGA